GCACTACAAGAGAGCtacaaaaaaatactgtaaagctTTTCCggtgcttttttttatattctgttCATTAATTCTCTGCATCATGTCTGTCAAACACATAAGCTGCCACCAGCACCAAAAGTCTAGCAGTTATCCAAACATCCGTTCATTAACTCTTAGAGatatgtgaataataaaattacacTGAAGGCACATCCCTAATATATACCGCACAGTTCTGACAGCTCTCAActaattcttttcttttatcaaaaaaaaattttgtgcttcagaaaaaaatgacaagaaacaataaaaccagaataaatACTGGCAGTGTTTTTCAAAGATGGAGTCAATTTTTCCCGGTGAAGGAGATATGGCTGGACATGGAATTAGCAGTGGAATTAACTGCTGGACAGGTATGTAAACGCAATCTGTACAATGCTTTGAACTGTATGAGTGGCCTGCTTTACATAACGAATCATGTAGATAGATGTTTTTTCACTTGAAGAGTCAGGTAATTAAATGCTTTGGATAAATAATCTTGAAATGTATGTAATGTTGGATAACTCCCATGTAACTCTGCTAACAATGCTAACAGCATTTGGTTCAGCTGAAATGTGGCTATTAAATGCCAAAGGCAATATATCCGCACCAAGAGCCAGCTACCTTCACAGAAATCTGTGTTACTTCTATGGAGCTATGCTAGCAAAAATTTGCTGAGAGCTCATTATAAAGAAACAACTGGGCACTGGAGGCACTTTTGACTATCCTTATCCATAAATCACTATGAAGCCAAACTTCATGTTGCTGGTGCTATATCTTTGCTTTCAAGCAGGTGAATGTTTAAGATGGCAAAAGCTAAATGCtaaaatcctttttttaaaaattaaaaaaatgattttctgATGGCTGCAACAAGCAAGAGTACTTGTTTAACATGATTAGACAATAAGTCAAGCAGGATAAATGAAATGTAGTGGTTATTATTCACCAGGTACAATAAATCAACAACAGTTTTTCtgtgtattattattcttaCTACACTACTgttcattattataaatttcCCCACTATTCTGTTATTCTATCATCATTATTCTGTAGTTACAGTAGGTACTTTTCTCACCTAGATCTAAATAATGAAGTAAGGCAATGCCCTTAAGAAATAAACAGCCTACCTCATTATTTACTGATTTCATGCTAATGATAATACTGATCCTTGCTAATGATAGTTGAACTTGGTAACTCTAGCTGAACTCTGCAGGCAATCATAGACAATGGGGgtggagctttgtgtacatgggcGGGAATGGGTGGGGTGTGTTCAAGGAGTTCAAATAAGACCTAATCTTGGAAAAATGGACTTATCTTACCTCATGcacctttaaatgtaaaatacaatAACAAAGGAATTCAGGTTTGCTTGGATTTAAAGAGGAATTAACTTAGAAAACAGGTCACTGTAAgtattgtttatgtatttttaatccATAGTACACACAATAgattaaaataatcattttcaattaataaaaattgtttcATTTAGAATGGTTGGATTCTTTACAAGAGACCATTTCCTTTAGCTCAAATGTTAGCAACAAGTGAACAGTATTGAGAAAATTCGTTTAATTTTCCAGTCTCAAAGAACCATCCCCTATGAGGGCATGCTAATTTGATATTAGCTTAGAGCCACAGGCAGCGCATTTGGGGGCAGAGTGAAAGCCTGGTTAATGGCAGCAAAGGCCACATTAATTCTGCCAGGCTGAGAGAATTGGGCCAGGCACCTGCTGCAGAATTGGGTACGAATGACAAATGCCGTCCTATATTGGCCATCGGCTCACCTCTCGCCTCTGTGTAGCAAATTAATCAAACCCGGAGGCCAAGGGCTTTCTCTTCATGTTGTGGAGACAGGTCAGGTACAGCAGCGAGTGTGCATCATGTGTGTTTCTACAGGAGTGAGCATTATGTACACAATGCATCCCTGTTACAGTGCACATGTAGCTTATAGCTTTATATAAAAATCAGAACATGCGATAATCAGAATAGGTGGATAATCAATGCTCATTGAAGATTTGGACACATTTATCAATAATAATGGCTTATACAGGGAAGAGGCTAATTTTACACATGTATTCTGTGCTTTGTAAAACAGTAAATAGAAAAAAAGCCCTGCAAGTATCGTATCAACACCACACTATGGTGTTTTctacaaaagaacaaaagaggTATAACAGAGAGAGAACGGTTTTTGAAAGGTATATGTATGGGTGCCTTGTCTGGCCAAATTTAGGGCAGGCACACCACAACGTCCCCCACTCACGTCAGGCCAAAAAACGCAAGCACGGAGGTTGCTCGAACTAGGTCGACGGGTGCCTTTTTTTGGATCACAGAGGGAGAAAAGCGTGCCAGCTAAATGATCGCACTCTCCTAAAACCTACTCCGATGGCAAAAAGCCTTtaccagttttatttttactcccaTCAAACTGGGTCAATGACTATGCCATGGAATATAGCCAAATACAAAAAGGTCATGTTCACCAAAGTCAAGACATTATGGACATCTCTCAAAACCTTTTTATTgatcatatataaaataaaggaaGCTGTATATCACCaaacatacaatatatacaacaGTACATCAATAACTTACTCAAACCCAAGAAAGACTATCTGCATGGTTAAAATCCACAGTtcttatatatgaatatatatattaatacatcATCACTTTTGTATGTACAGATTgcaaaaaagtacaataatttaattaataaagttaCAGTTCACCCATTTTGTTACTGTATTTCGTACAAAGTACTCATATATATATCCAAAACAGCACATTCTATTCACCGATTACCACCTCACATTTCATAGCTTTTTTCTGATTAACAATTTTGAGACAACAAACTATTCAGAGCCATATATGAACCTGGTGTTTGAACCTGCTCAACAAACAAAGAACATGATGAACAAAGCCTAAAGCTAATAGATTTTGTCACATAAGTGCTGATAAAGTGAGTGGACCTCTGAATCTCTGGTAAGACAATGGCAGGGATTAAAGGCTCTCCTGGATGCATAGTGTGATCTATGTATAAAATGACAAGGCCTCCCACAGAGCTGTTAGACATGCCAATTTTGGACTGACAAAAAGCTATATTCCTGATGCTGTTAACCAAAGCACAAAAACTGACAGTCCTTTATCATTCAATACTCAGCTCAGTGTGATATCACTCCCTCCTCCTGTTGATCCTACAATTGCTCTATTATGATAACTATCACGGACTCCGGACTATGTGAAATAGCTCAGATCAATAATTTATGTCCACAAAAGGATAAAGTGGGGCATTTGTCCAAGAACTCCATTTAACACCACAGAGGAGGCCTATGTGCAGTAAACGCACAAGAAACTCCGGATGAAAgctcaaatgtttttttctctccaaaaacTGGAATCTAAATGGAAAATTCACACTAGCTTAAAATTGAATGGGTATGAGAAATTCACTGCATGATAACCCAGCATCCAAGTATTTTGGtgtaaaattattttcaaaGAAGACCTAGACAGTACCATGTAACCACAGTATTTTGTTAGCATAATtgctaaattttatttatttatttttaatctggtTAAGAGTACTTGCTAAGCTGTTGCCTGTTCGGGTTATTAAAAGAaagcagaaatgtgtttttcttaaaTTTTCCACTGGCaggtttattgtttaaaaagtaGGCTGTTTTATAACTGCCAtctctttcatttccttattgTAAACCATGATACTGGTCACATCCCTACTAATCAATGCAATAACTGTGATATTACATTGGTGCTCAGTTCCACAAGTTAGCATTCAGGCCTACCTATAGTACCAGGAATCACAAAGTGCAAAACATTTGAACTTCTTGGCCAACTACTGTGTTTGACAACTaactattaaaaagaaaaacaggagtAAGGACTGTCAGACTGTGCACCAGTGCCTAAGTAATGATCTTGCCACTAAACTGTACCTTACTGTTCCaacttcatcctggtcagggtcacagtggatccagagcctatacTGGGAACACTGAGCATCACGCGGGAATaaacacatgttcacacactaaTTCACACCTACGGGCAATTTGGtctagccaatccacctaccagcatgtttttgggatgtcAAAGGAAACCGGaaacaggggtggacaaatcaatAGCCCGAGCACCCCCAGACTAGCAGATTTCATGTCAAAGCTATTCGTTTTATTATTaggtgaacagtggataagttggATCAACAACCACAATAAGTGGGAAAAAACACCCTACTCCTTAATGATTTGCAAAacaaaagttgttgttttggtgtgtCTGTTTAAACCAAATGCTCTTCATTGTGGGGCAAAACACCTTGATGCTCAGCCAAGGCAGGATCTGGTTGACAGTAGAACGATTTTTGCTAGGTGGATTAATTAGTCTGCACAGGTGAAAGATCAGGATCAGGAACACGAAGATATGTGGAACCACTACCAAAGccgagaaaaaaatatataatccaGCGTAAAGCTGTTATATAAGTCGTACTTAGTATATAAGTAAGAGTCACCTTGAAGGGAAACATATTCCGTGCAGTGCAAGGACAGAACCCCAGACTTTCTAGTCGAAAAGTTGGCCAACAACTTGCTGATTTGTTTTGCATATTGGAGTGTTCACTTGCCTggtgggctagctaatgaatttatgatttgtctaCCCCTgggagaacctggaagaaacccatgtGGGAGAACCTCTACACAGTAACCCAATTTTAGGATTGAACCAAGGACCCTAGAGCTGTGATGCACCAACACTACCCTCTGCACCAACATGCCGCCCTTTCACCCCCAGATGgaagatgcttttttttgtcctgaGCAAATATACCGGTCTCAACAGTGCGTTTTATTTAACTAAATGATGAAAACAGTCAATTTACATCCAACATAATCATTCCATATGCTTATGAAAGTACTATGCTGCACCTGTCGTGTACAACACCTCACTGCCATGTTCAATCTGACGTaggttatataataatataatggaAGTAAGCAAAGTAAATGCTTAGCTGAGATTTACTTTATATATCTATAAACCTAACCATACTTTTGTAGTAACTATGGTTCAGCTTCAGTTTTGGAGTTACACTGTCTGCAATATTCAtcaattaatttttaatatttgcaaTATGCAGTTAACAGACAGTGCAAATACAatgtgacacacacagagttatttGTTTCAACCAAAGATCatcatacagtatgtcacacTGTATGATGATCAGGCAGATGTGGGCACCACAATGAGTAGCCAATCAGGAAAATGGATAGAACAATATATTTAATTGAACTTTACTGCTGAATAACAACCAGGCTATAGTTCGGATATAGCAGCACAGAATCCAATGATTATAAAGAAGTTCTTATTAATTTAACCCAAATATGTGTTTGGAAAGTGCCTTGCCAAAGTTATAAAATATCTTGCTTAACATTTGTCCTGGATAGCACCTTTAACAACATCTTGCGTTATGGAAGTCCGTTATTTGGGAGAGACCACAGAGGCGGAAGAATTCAGTTCTGCACTGTGCAACAAAATTGAGATGGTGTTAAAAAAACCTGCATCTGTTATATGGAAGGGACCGAAATGGATGGTTAACTGTCTTCTATACATTGCCTTTCTTCTACaaatttttctaaatatattcATGTAAATAGTACAGAATGACACCAATAGAGTGGACGACACTGCCACCTGATCACTTTCACAGCACGCCACGCGCCTAGTCACTAGAAAAGCTATCAGACTTCAATAATAAGCCACTTTTGGTACAATTGCAAAGTCAATATcaaacaagttcaaggtttgTATTTTTcccagatattttttttccctataaaTTAGGGGTGCCCAAGTCAACTGGTCAAAAGGCCAGCATACAGTTTAGTTGTTATTTTCCTGCTCAAAGACACCTTATGACAATCTCCTTTTACCATGACAAATAGGTGTGTTAGTGCAGAGGAAAATGACCAAACTGTGCTGAACTCTAACCTTCCAGAACATGAGTTGGACACCTCTgttataaataacaaaacattttcttacCAGAAAATAACAAATATTGAGCTAAACCTTTAGCTGGACAAAGACATCAAAGAACACTTGCTAATAATAAGTAAACAATAAAGCTTGTGTGGATTTGTGTTTAGGCAACTATGGCCAGTCCATCCACAGCATTAAGCTCTAGAATGTCGAACAAAACTAAACCACTCGATACTTCACATTTGCCAATGAACTTCTACAtcaaaccatttttaaaaacacataaaacataatTCAGTCAAACAAGGAAGGAGTTTGCTATGTTCTATGGACAGGCTCCCTCATAACAAACGTGATATAACTTGTGTCTATGAAAGGTGAACATCACCCTCGGAGACAGTTACCGGATTTCTCCTTTTCCATGCATAAATACGGTAGTTTATTGCCTCTCCTTGTCATATTCATCAGAATATAACTTGTAAACATCATTCcacaaatggaattaaacaAAACAGAGCACAAAaactaacagttttttttttttgatgtgttGGCATGGcatggaacaccaaactttcaTCTATTAAGGAATAGTTTTGGGGGAGAATTCAAATTGACACAAATGCTCTGCCTATAAAACATTGCTAACCAGCCAGAAGAGGTTTGTTGTCCACATTTTTTAGCTCTTCTGGTTTTGCACTATAGCCAGCATGAGGCTAACACGAGGCCATCTAACAAGCCTCTGGCCTCTAATCTGTAATTTGTAATCTAGGCATCATACAAACTGCATGGTAAAATCTGGCCTCAAACTATGTCAATCTGCAATTTAAGGCCTTTTGAGATTACTTTTGTCTAACATTGTATTGATAAAATATAGGAATTCTCTAAAAAGGAACATTGTGATGCGTACAGTTATGATGCCATATGATAACATAAATGTATGATACATACAATTGAAAACTAGCAGCCATTTTAAAGAAATAGATTTAATTTATACGCATAAAATCTTGAAGTGACTCATGCATACTGTCACCATTCTTTAACCATTTATGTACAGTCACAGTTAGTATTATTTTAACTGACTGTTTCAGACAAGTGTGTAATAATTCCAGCTAGAGTTTGCATGATGCAAATGGGTGGTCACAGACTAGTGATGTAGCACCAGAACAAAAATAAGGAAGCAAAATTTGgataccaaacatgtcttggctgattggCTATGTCTAGAATAAGTGGAAAATTTGTATAAATTTGATATTTCCCCCAACATTGTTTTAAAGCCAAAAATGAGAGTTCATGGTTTTCATCCTATTACACTGACTGAGTGCCAAAATGTTAGCATTAACATCATTACAGAGAATATATGCAAAGCTAACCTACCCCTTTCATCCCAATTTCCCAGCCAATCTATAATTGGAATAGTACATTTCCAGATTTTAATACAGAATTCCTTCATTTGGTTTTCCAAATGACATCAATTTGAGCAGAGctgtttaatgtaaatgtaagttcaATTTACTATTGATAAATACTATGACTGAATTAAAAATACTTcggcacaatttttttttaaattctaattGCAATTTAGTATTCGAATTTCACCCACAATCAAATCAAGTTTTGACTCGGCAACTGCAATGCCCGAAAACTATTAACCCCCATAATTGGCTCATTTTTAAGATAagcacacgttttttttttttttttttttaatgctgacaCTTTCTGTCGATAGATTTCATCATCCCTTTCAAGACCATGATGGCCTTTCTAGCCCATCTGAGAGGTGGTCAGTGGAGAATATCAAGCACAGGAttctgaaaaatgaaaacaatgttaATCTAATATTTTCCCTATTAATACCAAGGAAATACCAGGTTGCTAAATATCAATACACAAAACTCTTAGTGCAATGTCGCAAATATGGTGCAAACCAAATTCAGTGGTAACTGTGTTGGACTGCATTGTTCCGCTGCACATGTTTAACCTGTGCCAAGTCCCAAGTTGGCTTGCCCTTTCACACCTGAATCAGCTAATTGAGCACTGAGGACAGAATCAGGTTTGTCAGGTGTATGTACTGAGACATTCACTGAAATAAATCTTacctaaaatataaaaatttgcATGTAGTAAGACATGTCTTGCTTTAAATTTGTGAAGGCTATGACAGTGTACGCAGTTTTACTGAACTACATAGACATGATTGCACTGCCTTTTGcgttatttttgtattatggGCTAATAATCCCTACTATGGTGCATAGAAGGTTGTGCTAAATCTGGGAATGTATTAGACTTGAggctaatgtaaaaaaaaaaaaaaaaaacccacacagttATGCAAAACCAGAAAGGCCTTAATGGAGTTTAACAACCAAAATTCACCATAAGTGCCATCTTAATAAGCACACTGCTAGGCAGAGCATATTTAACTGCTGTATTGTTTAAAGCAGATGTTGCAGATCTGTGCTTGATAATGATTCACTGACCAAAGGCATTGTGCATTACGAGCGTGCCTCCGTTTTGGACTTGACGATGGTGATGACACTCGTGGCGGCCACCTTGCCTGGTACGATGATTGGCGTGATTGCGCCCCTGGCAGCTGGTACAGGGCTGCGTGCCACAGTCCTGGCGAAGCTTTGCAGTGCCTCATACTTGGAGCGCAGCACATCTAGCTCTACCTTCATGCTGGCATTCTCAGAAGCGAGTTTCTCCACCTCTTGCTGCAGCTCAGCTTTTTGCTTCTCCAGTTCTTCCTTCTGTGTGACGCGCTTGACGCGACAGCTGGCGGCATAGCCACGGTTCTTTAGTGTGCGCCGCCGCTGCTTTAGTTGCGCAATCTCCTCCTTGGATAGGCCGCGCAGGTGTTGGTTCAGCTCACGCACTGACATCGACACTAGCTCATCGTCTGTAAGGCTCGTGCCATTCTCACCTGGCTCCCGCTTCACCTTAAGAGAGGTGAGGAGAAAGAAAAGTCCAAATGAATAAGGTAGGAGAGATGGAAAaccaaaaaccacacaaatcaaatataacacaaaaacagagagcATAAATAAACTATTGACACTTGCCTTGAGGGCTTTGTTTCCCTTACTTGTAGTAGTCATGCCACGAGAGCCACACTTGACTATCCTGGAAGACTGTCTGCTGGGACAAAGAAGAAAGTGCAAACATTAAATGAACTATGGTATATTTATGGTCTTTACACATCCACATTGATTCAAATGTAATAAAAGACACTTTATCACTCATCAGGATTGTGAAGTCCTGGTTGTCATTCTCATTCCACCAAATACGCATGCAGAATGACATGCAGAATAGTAGCAGGATGCAATAAATccaatttttaaacaaatattaatgCATGAAGCGTCAGGCCATTTGATACGCCTCAATTCAGTAACACATCGGCTGTTGTAGATATGACTTTTACAGTCATTTAATTAAACTAATGATGCTGATATTTGAAAAAGAGCTCATCACTAAGCATGCAGGACCTCTGACTGTGTGTTTGCTCCTGACAAACAGATGCAATAAATAGTAAGTTCAACTTTCCATAGACTCTGTGCTGTATTGAAAGGgccacgttaaaaaaaaaaaaaaaacacgtttttACAAAGTAAACTCACTGACATTTGGCAAAGCATCTCTGGTAGATAAGTGCAAAGCCATGTTACACAGAAACTCGCTGCACCAGAGGCTCTTTAAAATGtgctaccacacacacagagccacacaCAACAGAATCAGTGATGCTTCTGAAGTGTGGTGAAGTCAAATTCAATGTGGCATCAGCATCAAAATAAAGCTGAAAATAGAGGATGTCTTTCACTAGAGCTAGTTAGGCCAGTGTGAGACAGCTTCAGGCAGTTTTTATTTGTGATCATCCGAAACGGAGAGggcatttattaattattaatattacaacATTATGTTTATACATCATTGTGATGGTCTCACAACTGTCTGAGCATCCTGTGGGTGTTTTGTCTTACCTGGTATTAATGCAATCTGAGTAttctgtgtgtacgtgtgtttgAGAAAGCTTATCTAATGGGCTGTGGTgagctgggtgtgtgtgtgtgtgtgtgtgtgtatgtgtgtgtgtgtgtgtgtgcacgtgtgttgTATTGGATGGAGCTGATACAGCTGGGTCACAGCAGGAGGGGAATCACACAGGCCAAACCAGCAGTTGTGGCACCATGAttttgcagacacacacacacactcacacacatttgtctttttaCCCTTGTGAGGACCCCCCATTGACAtgattattaatgcagctaattaatgctatgctaaACCTTAACTTAACCCTAACGTTAACTTCAGGAACCAAAATGAAACCTCTGGatcttgcagtttttttttgtttttgttttttaaataaaatctgcatttttttttattaataaaaaggcAGTTTTCCTCAAGGAGACCAGCCAAATGACCCTACAAAGTCGAAACTATCAGACATTCCTATACTTGTgtggacatttggtccccacaagatataaaaacacccagctacacacacacatacacacacaacacgggTATGCTGGCTCAGCATACTCATACCACTGCACTAGCTGCCAAACGCACGGTCACCAGCAGTTCACTGCTGGACTCCATCCACCCCACTGCACCTGTGTCTATCTGACTGTGCCATTTTCACACACCCTGCATGTGCAAATGTGGGCATACAATTGTATAGAGGACATCTGTAAAACCGGCTAAGCAAGCTGATCTTCCTTTTCGTACTAGTAGTACAAAAAGAGGAGAGGACTCTACAGTGGGCCGTGCTACACAGTAATTCCCCAATGTAATCCAATAAAAAGCTGCCCCAGAGATGACCTGAACCCTGTTGCtgtcaacaaaaaaagcattcacCACAACCAAACAGGAGGATACAGCAACTAGTTAACCTAAATATAGCACAGAGAAAGAATATAGAGATAGTGTATATAGAGAAAGAAGCATAGTGGTACCATCAGGATGAGTATCCGTTCTTGTGTGCCACTTTTATAAGACAATGCCATAAGATCTTGGGCAGTTTCTGTGGCAGACTATGCAATATCAGTTATGTTCATGGGTGCTGCAAGTCatattataatgaattataactTAAGATTTTCTTatgacagttttttgttttatggagactttgggtgtgtgtgtgtttgggggattgtgagagtaaacaaaacatgccaatgctttgaaggatgtgaactggaacagagtaatgttattcaattgcgaatctgtttttagaggatttaaacctaacatggtgaacaaattatataatagaattcaggcaattttattggggttatctcatacagtgtggcaagtaataatctggaaagacctttgtaatatcacagtctaaaactggatttaaagagaagcgaatcagtaaatgaatcacatgaaaatgtatcacatgaAAAGGaattacatgtaaatgaatcatatgaaaatgaataaataaattaaaaggcAAAAGAAATGTGccttttaatacttaaaaaaaaaaaaaaagattttcttaTGACAGTGCTATGATGCATTAAAGTGATGACAATTTACTACTGATGACTTAGATGTGCACTGTAGCAGCAAGCACATTCCAACATTTTGGTACAGATATTTGGCACTGCCAGAACTTAAAAAGATGCTAAATAAGCTTGCAGTGAGAAAGTTTTTAAGCCACTAAGGCACCAATGCTGATTTGTGTCTGTGACAGCATCAACATTATGAAAATCATACACTGTAAAGCAACCTTAACTCGCCTGTATTATTAAGCCAGTAGGACGTAAAAACTTTGGTCTTGTAGTCAAGGATTAAATTAGGGcggcaactaacgattattttgataatggATTtatctgtcgattatttcttcaATTAATCGAGTAGctggattaaaaggccaatttttattttctgtatttcttcaAGAAAAACAGACTTTATTTCATATTCTGCCCGATGTTGGGCAGAatatgtgggctatgctatacaaggatttgaaatatattatatatatatatatatatatatatatatatatatatatatatatatatatatatatataaacattatattttgaaaacaaaaaaaaacaactgattgtccacaagctttaaagcagaagttaaatcactatattaaaaatgctataaaaaaaaaaaaaaaaaagagaaaaaaaagaaaaacaaaagcaaaagcacaaactaagtgctAACTGGTAGAGGTTGAATTCTGCAGTAACACATTCAGTCTTCTgaagtaacatgttactttattctgtaaatttatgacacttcttacatttatatacaattacatgctctaaccccattacagttacagctttCATAAAAACTCAATTACTGTTGTTTCTAAAAAtagctaaatatagcatcaaacaacatatttgatcaaaatgaatattttagtcagagttattgcggTTCTATTgcgcgctgtttgattgacgtgCATGTGTGACTCACGCTCATGCATTGAAGTTTAACGGAAACTCACTCGCTG
This genomic interval from Ictalurus furcatus strain D&B chromosome 2, Billie_1.0, whole genome shotgun sequence contains the following:
- the LOC128625320 gene encoding transcription factor MafG-like — its product is MTTTSKGNKALKASVNSLFMLSVFVLYLICVVFGFPSLLPYSFGLFFLLTSLKVKREPGENGTSLTDDELVSMSVRELNQHLRGLSKEEIAQLKQRRRTLKNRGYAASCRVKRVTQKEELEKQKAELQQEVEKLASENASMKVELDVLRSKYEALQSFARTVARSPVPAARGAITPIIVPGKVAATSVITIVKSKTEARS